One Chordicoccus furentiruminis DNA window includes the following coding sequences:
- a CDS encoding peptide ABC transporter substrate-binding protein — protein MRKKGLFSVLTCTALAASVLAGCGTQSATSTASKAVSSAAASSTAASSTASSSTAASSAAPAAVSSAAPAAESVASAAEPSATEPVKTAVSSAAEAVSTAAAASTPEKVKEEPTGGIDISVTDGSEDAMNVSTAQASTLAGLSVCRHLYEGLYKLDAKGDLVLGQAEDQKVSDDGKTYTFTLRDDITWSDGRPVTAEDFVYGWKYLKEQAGDYSTLMDMVQSATAKDDKTLVVTLSYPCAYLPSILAFPSAYPVREDVVKKTGESYATDPDKAVYNGAYELTDWTHQQSMTLTKRTDYYDASSITVDHINWVLMSDAATMANSFKSGDVIYSDSYPEEDVDALTDNGLHFTDGYNTYCTMFNVGDSGNKVLKDAKVRRALTLAIDRSRVINIRGLEDELANTYTPGGLKNAEGTEFNSTVTPWYGDDYDKNVKEAKELMKEAGYEDGKNFPALRYIVNNDSRKTVAEAIVSDWKEALGIDSITVETVENFFSARQSGDYDIAYYGWYMDYPDISNMLSTMTTGQNDAKYSNTKYDDAYNKAVAESDEKTRWKDYDECEAILAEDCPIAPILHSKNSYLFDDTNYDGLVYYCGNVFFGFVTQK, from the coding sequence ATGAGAAAAAAAGGCTTATTCAGTGTGTTGACATGCACCGCGCTGGCCGCTTCCGTGCTGGCGGGCTGCGGAACGCAGAGCGCGACCTCGACGGCGTCCAAGGCGGTCTCGTCGGCCGCGGCTTCATCGACGGCGGCTTCATCGACGGCATCTTCGTCAACGGCTGCCTCATCGGCGGCTCCCGCGGCGGTTTCATCGGCCGCACCGGCGGCAGAGTCTGTCGCGTCCGCGGCGGAGCCGTCCGCGACCGAACCGGTGAAGACGGCGGTTTCATCCGCGGCAGAGGCTGTCTCGACGGCTGCGGCGGCTTCCACGCCGGAGAAGGTGAAGGAAGAGCCCACCGGCGGCATCGACATCAGCGTGACGGACGGCTCTGAGGACGCGATGAACGTCAGCACGGCTCAGGCCTCGACGCTGGCCGGACTTTCCGTCTGCCGTCACCTTTACGAAGGCCTCTACAAGCTGGATGCGAAGGGCGACCTGGTGCTCGGCCAGGCGGAGGACCAGAAGGTTTCCGACGACGGCAAGACGTATACGTTTACGCTGCGCGACGACATCACCTGGTCGGACGGCAGGCCGGTCACGGCGGAAGACTTCGTATACGGATGGAAATACCTGAAGGAGCAGGCGGGCGACTACAGCACGCTGATGGATATGGTGCAGTCCGCGACGGCGAAGGACGACAAGACGCTGGTCGTGACGCTGTCCTATCCATGCGCGTATCTGCCGAGCATCCTTGCGTTCCCGTCCGCCTATCCGGTACGCGAGGATGTGGTGAAGAAGACCGGCGAATCCTACGCGACGGATCCGGACAAGGCGGTCTACAACGGCGCGTACGAGCTGACGGACTGGACGCATCAGCAGTCGATGACGCTGACGAAGCGGACGGACTACTATGATGCCTCCAGCATCACCGTGGACCACATCAACTGGGTGCTGATGAGCGATGCGGCGACGATGGCCAACTCCTTCAAGAGTGGCGACGTCATCTACTCCGATTCGTATCCGGAAGAGGATGTGGACGCGCTGACGGACAACGGACTGCATTTCACAGACGGCTACAACACGTACTGCACGATGTTCAATGTGGGCGACAGCGGCAACAAGGTGCTGAAGGACGCCAAGGTCCGCCGCGCGCTGACGCTGGCGATCGACCGCAGCCGCGTGATCAACATCCGCGGGCTTGAGGACGAGCTGGCGAATACTTATACGCCAGGCGGCCTCAAGAATGCTGAAGGAACCGAGTTCAACAGCACCGTGACGCCCTGGTACGGCGACGACTACGACAAGAACGTGAAGGAAGCGAAGGAGCTGATGAAGGAAGCGGGCTACGAGGACGGCAAGAACTTCCCGGCGCTCCGTTACATCGTCAACAATGACTCCCGCAAGACCGTCGCGGAGGCGATTGTCTCCGACTGGAAGGAAGCGCTGGGGATAGACTCGATCACGGTCGAGACCGTCGAGAACTTCTTCTCCGCGCGTCAGTCCGGCGACTACGACATCGCGTACTACGGCTGGTACATGGACTATCCGGATATCTCCAATATGCTGTCGACGATGACCACCGGCCAGAACGACGCGAAGTATTCGAATACAAAGTACGACGACGCCTACAACAAAGCCGTCGCGGAGAGCGATGAGAAGACGCGCTGGAAGGATTACGACGAGTGTGAGGCGATCCTCGCCGAGGACTGCCCGATCGCGCCGATCCTTCACTCCAAGAACTCGTACCTGTTCGACGACACGAACTATGACGGACTCGTCTATTACTGCGGGAACGTGTTCTTCGGATTTGTGACACAGAAATAA
- a CDS encoding C40 family peptidase produces the protein MYSGTGEYYLTETPQAFLYAEDGTVADEVLSGWAVQRLDEENVLSASGEERMPVQTHYGYRGYVPPRAMRPVPLEELRRRESEKKTVVITKRFADLLAEPRVQGRIVATLSAGSFLTLEKPAENGYAIARAADGRHGYLPAACFTERKDSDGFLLNGSDPGWFLNQKRYGDPGRLRREVVRHAEDFLGVQYRWGGHSGSGIDCSGLTFMSYLLSGILIYRDAEIRRGYPVHEIPWKAKQAGDLLYFPGHVALYLGGGRYIHSTGYARDFGCVYGNLIAGSEGYRPDLDGACYAVGSAFYV, from the coding sequence ATGTACAGCGGGACAGGTGAGTACTATCTGACGGAAACGCCTCAGGCCTTCCTCTATGCGGAGGACGGGACGGTGGCGGATGAGGTGCTGTCCGGCTGGGCCGTGCAGCGGCTCGACGAGGAAAACGTGCTGAGTGCCAGCGGAGAGGAACGAATGCCCGTACAGACGCACTACGGCTACCGGGGCTATGTGCCGCCGCGCGCGATGCGCCCCGTCCCGCTGGAGGAGCTGCGGCGCAGGGAAAGCGAGAAAAAAACCGTGGTGATCACGAAACGGTTCGCGGACCTTCTCGCGGAGCCCCGCGTGCAGGGACGGATCGTCGCGACGCTGTCGGCGGGATCTTTTCTCACGCTGGAAAAACCGGCGGAGAACGGCTACGCGATCGCCCGCGCCGCGGACGGCCGCCACGGCTATCTGCCGGCCGCCTGCTTCACGGAACGGAAGGACAGCGACGGCTTTCTGCTCAACGGCTCCGACCCCGGCTGGTTCCTGAACCAGAAACGGTACGGCGATCCGGGGCGGCTCCGCCGTGAGGTCGTTCGTCACGCAGAGGACTTCCTCGGCGTACAGTACCGGTGGGGAGGCCATTCCGGATCCGGGATCGACTGCTCGGGACTGACGTTCATGAGCTATCTGCTGAGCGGTATCCTGATCTACCGGGACGCGGAGATCCGCCGTGGCTACCCGGTGCATGAGATTCCCTGGAAGGCGAAGCAGGCGGGCGACCTTCTTTATTTCCCGGGCCATGTGGCGCTCTATCTGGGCGGCGGACGGTACATTCACAGCACCGGGTACGCGCGGGATTTCGGCTGTGTCTACGGGAACCTGATCGCCGGCTCGGAGGGATACCGGCCGGATCTGGACGGGGCCTGCTACGCGGTCGGAAGCGCATTTTACGTATAA
- a CDS encoding dipeptide epimerase — protein MKITEIRLSILSVPLRVPFKTALRRVDSVEDVVVEILTDTDETGYGEAPPTGVITGDTTGAIIGAIRDHIAPKLIGKDIDDFENLTRTVQSALVHNTSAKAAVDMALWDLYGKRCGLSVCRMLGASRREIETDITISVNDPYEMAKDTEDAIRRGYRTLKVKVGVEPSLDVARLAAVRQAAGRDVRIRIDANQAWTPKQAVRILEEMERKELGIELVEQPVKAADLEGLAFVTAHSPVPVLADEAVFSPQDALTIMQRHAADLINIKLMKCGGLTNALRIVSAAEVYGMECMLGCMLEAKISVNAAVELACARQIITRIDLDGPVLLREDPVLGGAVFDERRITVSDAPGLGIRGIMEGYTRPVLELM, from the coding sequence ATGAAAATCACGGAGATCAGACTGTCGATCCTGTCGGTGCCGCTCAGAGTTCCGTTCAAGACGGCGCTTCGCCGTGTGGACTCGGTGGAGGATGTGGTCGTGGAAATCCTCACCGACACGGACGAGACCGGCTACGGAGAGGCGCCGCCGACCGGCGTGATCACGGGAGATACGACCGGCGCCATCATCGGGGCGATCCGGGACCATATCGCCCCGAAGCTGATCGGCAAGGACATCGACGATTTCGAGAACTTGACGAGGACTGTGCAGAGCGCGCTCGTCCACAACACCAGCGCCAAGGCAGCCGTGGATATGGCGCTCTGGGATCTTTACGGGAAGCGCTGCGGACTCTCCGTCTGCCGGATGCTGGGCGCGTCAAGACGCGAAATCGAGACGGACATCACCATCAGCGTCAATGACCCGTACGAAATGGCGAAGGATACGGAGGACGCGATCCGCCGGGGCTACCGCACGCTGAAGGTGAAGGTCGGCGTCGAGCCATCCCTCGATGTCGCGCGTCTTGCGGCCGTCCGGCAGGCGGCGGGGCGGGACGTCCGGATCCGGATCGACGCCAATCAGGCCTGGACGCCGAAGCAGGCGGTGCGGATTCTGGAGGAGATGGAACGGAAGGAGCTCGGAATCGAGCTGGTGGAGCAGCCGGTGAAGGCCGCCGACCTGGAAGGACTCGCCTTCGTGACGGCGCACAGCCCGGTACCCGTGCTGGCGGATGAAGCCGTTTTCTCCCCGCAGGACGCGCTGACGATCATGCAGCGGCACGCGGCGGACCTCATCAACATCAAGCTGATGAAATGCGGCGGCCTCACCAATGCGCTCCGGATCGTCTCCGCCGCGGAGGTGTACGGGATGGAATGCATGCTCGGGTGCATGCTGGAAGCGAAAATCTCCGTGAACGCGGCTGTGGAGCTGGCCTGCGCGAGACAGATCATCACACGGATCGACCTGGACGGCCCGGTGCTGCTCCGGGAGGACCCGGTGCTGGGCGGCGCGGTCTTCGACGAGCGCCGCATCACCGTATCGGACGCGCCGGGGCTGGGTATCCGCGGCATCATGGAAGGATACACCAGACCGGTCCTGGAGCTTATGTAA
- a CDS encoding serine hydrolase: protein MASELQEKLREMADAFPGDMQLLFRTLTGEEEEASIDPDRRVVSASTIKVPVLGCLLDTLGENGTPLEAMHPVTEADILDDTLVFDTGAREASWYEIAWWMIVNSDNTAANVLMKALTFQRINDWCLRKGLRSTRAERMMLDYDAIREGRNNYISPSDYASLVIRADRMARGEEKGTEKERERAALMMRFLAGNRDYDALLRYIYEQPVCFHKSGDLDTVAHDAGIFEWNGQRWFLGVFTSGFDGTAMDYEKARGWIGRVSRAVFDYMKER from the coding sequence ATGGCGAGTGAGCTTCAAGAGAAGCTTCGTGAGATGGCGGATGCATTTCCGGGGGACATGCAGCTGCTCTTCCGCACGCTGACGGGGGAAGAGGAGGAAGCGTCCATCGATCCGGACCGCCGCGTCGTCTCGGCGAGCACGATCAAGGTGCCGGTGCTCGGATGCCTGCTGGATACGCTCGGGGAAAACGGCACGCCGCTTGAGGCCATGCATCCGGTGACGGAAGCGGACATCCTGGATGACACGCTGGTCTTCGACACGGGCGCGAGGGAAGCCTCATGGTACGAGATCGCGTGGTGGATGATCGTGAACTCGGACAACACGGCGGCGAATGTGCTGATGAAAGCGCTGACGTTTCAGAGGATCAACGACTGGTGCCTCCGGAAAGGACTCCGAAGCACCCGCGCGGAGAGGATGATGCTGGACTATGACGCGATCCGCGAGGGACGGAACAACTACATCTCGCCCTCGGACTACGCGTCGCTCGTGATCCGGGCGGACCGGATGGCGCGGGGAGAAGAGAAAGGCACGGAGAAAGAGAGGGAAAGGGCGGCCCTCATGATGCGCTTCCTTGCAGGCAACCGTGACTATGACGCGCTGCTCCGCTATATCTACGAGCAGCCGGTCTGCTTCCACAAGTCCGGCGATCTCGATACCGTCGCGCACGACGCGGGGATCTTCGAGTGGAACGGACAGCGCTGGTTTCTCGGCGTCTTCACATCCGGTTTCGATGGGACGGCGATGGACTACGAGAAGGCGAGAGGATGGATCGGCCGCGTTTCGCGGGCAGTATTTGACTATATGAAAGAGAGGTGA